One window of Mus caroli chromosome 11, CAROLI_EIJ_v1.1, whole genome shotgun sequence genomic DNA carries:
- the Ywhae gene encoding 14-3-3 protein epsilon, which produces MDDREDLVYQAKLAEQAERYDEMVESMKKVAGMDVELTVEERNLLSVAYKNVIGARRASWRIISSIEQKEENKGGEDKLKMIREYRQMVETELKLICCDILDVLDKHLIPAANTGESKVFYYKMKGDYHRYLAEFATGNDRKEAAENSLVAYKAASDIAMTELPPTHPIRLGLALNFSVFYYEILNSPDRACRLAKAAFDDAIAELDTLSEESYKDSTLIMQLLRDNLTLWTSDMQGDGEEQNKEALQDVEDENQ; this is translated from the exons ATGGATGATCGGGAGGATCTGGTGTACCAGGCGAAGCTGGCAGAGCAGGCCGAGCGATACGACG AAATGGTGGAATCAATGAAGAAAGTAGCAGGGATGGACGTGGAGCTGACAGTTGAAGAACGAAACCTTTTATCTGTTGCATATAAAAATGTGATTGGAGCCAGAAGAGCATCCTGGAGAATAATCAGCAGCAttgaacagaaggaagaaaacaagggaGGAGAGGACAAATTAAAGATGATTCGGGAGTACCGGCAAATG GTTGAAACTGAGCTCAAGTTAATCTGTTGTGACATTCTGGATGTACTGGACAAACACCTCATTCCAGCAGCTAACACTGGCGAGTCCAAGGTTTTCTATTATAAAAT GAAAGGGGACTACCACAGGTATCTGGCTGAGTTTGCCACAGGAAATGACAGGAAGGAGGCAGCAGAGAACAGCCTCGTGGCTTACAAAGCTGCTAGTGACATTGCGATGACAGAACTTCCTCCAACGCACCCCATTCGTTTAGGTCTTGCTCTCAACTTTTCCGTATTCTACTATGAAATTCTTAATTCCCCCGACCGTGCCTGCAG GTTGGCAAAAGCAGCTTTTGATGACGCAATTGCAGAACTGGACACGCTGAGTGAAGAAAGCTATAAGGACTCTACGCTCATCATGCAGCTGCTACGTGATAACCTGACGCTGTGGACCTCAGACATGCAGGGCGATG